The DNA segment AACGGGCGGCTCCAGCCTGCTTATTATAGCATGCTCTTCGATCGCGCGGTCGACGAGGCGGTGTTCCTTGTCGGCCTCGGCCCGCATCCTATCGACCCCAGTGGCGCCGCGTTCTTTACCGCGGAGTCCCACCTGCGGTTCCTGCGCGATCTTCGCGCCGGCCAGGAGGTACGGGTCACGCTCCGCCTCATCAACTACGACGAGAAACGCATGCACCTGTTTCAGGAGCTGCACCACGCCCGCGAGGGATGGACCGCCGCCACCTGCGAACAGGTCGCCCAGCACATGGAACCGAGCAGCCGGCGTGTTTCCGCCTTCCCGGACGAAATGCTGGAGCGGCTCGCCATGATGAAGGCGGCCCATGGCGCCCTGCCGATGCCCGAAGGTCTCGGCCGCCCGATCGATATGCCAATCCGGCTGTCCTGAAACAGGTTGTGGCATG comes from the Ancylobacter pratisalsi genome and includes:
- a CDS encoding thioesterase family protein — its product is MLDGIDFEPVFFAPFVSSVMRVEPSWVDYNGRLQPAYYSMLFDRAVDEAVFLVGLGPHPIDPSGAAFFTAESHLRFLRDLRAGQEVRVTLRLINYDEKRMHLFQELHHAREGWTAATCEQVAQHMEPSSRRVSAFPDEMLERLAMMKAAHGALPMPEGLGRPIDMPIRLS